The following nucleotide sequence is from Hylaeus volcanicus isolate JK05 chromosome 3, UHH_iyHylVolc1.0_haploid, whole genome shotgun sequence.
ATAGATGTTATTGAAATGCGTCAAATGAAAGAATTGTGTCGGGCGACCCCCCGCCAGTTTTCCTGTTAAGGACATCCATTATCCTGTCACGGCCAGTAGTTTCGATACTTAGAGTTCGACAGCTTATGATGAAATTCATCGGTGTTtacattgtatacattttaattagtaGACTCACATAGTTTTtagattcattatttaaaaaaacgaaattggaCTCGCGCGTATTCTTGGTGCCGGAAGATGTAATACCTGGCGACATCTGGAAACGTTAGATTCACTAATAAAAGTTAATAACACTAACGCGTCACGTGCGTGCAAGagcatttaattttgtatgcaTACCACGAATGCAAACAATAAATACGTGTTAAAATTTATGCAAGAAAGtttgaaagtttaaaattccttttattcAACGTTCTATTAATTCATTAGAGAAAAGATGTTGCAACAAACAATGCAAACTTTAACAGCAGGCAGAATTGTCTTAGCTAGTGGATCTCCAAGAcgatatgaaataattaaaaaattggtaaTTCCTTtgttacaatgaaaaaaacacatattaatattgaagaaCAACTCAAGGATATCATCATCATAAACCATTGCATTAACCTATTTgaacaaaatgtacattctTTAGGAAtgtttaaagaatattaaaaaaaatattattgtgtaAATACTACAGAAATAAATCTTTTGCTGTAGTTAACTTTTTTGTATACTAGGGTATAAATGTGGAAGTAGTGGCCTCTGTATATGATGAGAATTTGGACCGAtgtgcatataaaaataatggagaATATGTTCAAGATCTAGCAAAGTATAAAGTACAAGAAGTGTACGACAGATTAAAAGGAGATCCTGTGCCACCTTCTTTAATAATTGGTGCAGACACTTTGGTCGCAATGGGTGATACTATTTATGGCAAACCAAAGAATGAGTCACAGGCCTTTGAAATGTTGTCaaggtaaaataattacttttaaattaaattgataagtTGCTGATGAATTATGTTTTAGTTTAGCAAATAAAGAACATACAGTTTACACAGGAGTGTGTTTAAAAACAcccaaaaaagaaataaatttctatgagTCTGCAAAGGTAAAATTTGGAGACATATCAAAAgaacaaatacaaatgtacataCAATCAGGAGAACCTATGTGAGCATAAAGTTCCCTTTTTACACACAAGTAGTAGTTTGTGTTATGTGAAATAATTGCTACTTACAACATTTGTTGTAGGGATAAAGCAGGAGCATACGGTGTACAAGGACTTGGTGGGTGTCTAGTTGAAAAAGTTAATGGTGATTTTTATTGTGTAATGGGAATGCCTTTATACGCGACGACAAAACGTTTAAATGAActtttttcgaataatacataatacatacaaaatgtagttaacttttgtaataaatattaaataatctattttgtaataaatgtttataagaCAAATGGTtcacacaatttttattccctTTTTCATATGCAcactatttttatatgtaataatatatatatttataattatataattcattttttttttttgctctgagacagaaaatttttatattatactatcaaatttttcataagtTAAATTTCTAGTTAtcaatcataaaatatttcggACTATTTTCAGATACacaattgtttatcttttattcgttatccaatatttttatctagataagaattctggccatttttgtttgtaaaatcatttaaatCTCACGTGTAATGCCGCGTTGCTATTTCACCAATGAATAGCAGTGTCAAACGGAAAGGTATATGTGCACTTTATTGTTTCTTTGCCTTTGACAGTACGATTTGCCGGAACGCATTTAGTGGATTTGTGATGAGTTCTTTTCTCTTAAGGTAGAATTTAGGATAAGACAAATTGTTTTCCCGTGCAGTTCGTGTGAATCTATATTAGAAGATGGAGGATGTACTGGAAGAAGTTGTTTCTTCTGACGATTTAAAGGTAAGTACCTCCGATAAAATACTATGGAAATGACTTTTAGCTTGCTCACGTTTCTTTGTACAATAATTAGGACAACAGATAAAGTGTCGAAACCAACCCTTTCGTTTACAGCACAATTTTCTATTCTGGTTAACCTCGTTTTTAATGTACAATTGTATCGAACGTCTCGAGAATTTGTAGAGGTTATGcggaattaattattgttttcctCGTTTTAAGGTCTTTGGTTATTGTTCGTTTGCTATAAAATCAGAGTGCAGTGTTTCAGAAGTGTTATTGCGATGTTTAAAATATGAGTTACATAAGTATactttttttagtaaatataaCACAATACTGTACTTTAAATGTTTTAGTTACAAAGAGATGATGACGTCATTTAGGAGTTAATCATCCTTCAATTATTGCATCATATTGACATATATGcttgtatgtaaaatatgtttacttGTTTCAGAAATTTGAACGTGTTTATCATGAACAATTACGTGCAGCATCTGTGACGCAGAAGGCACAATTTGAATACGCATGGTGCCTTGTTAGAAGTAAATATCCAGCAGATATTCAAAAaggaatattgttattggaaGACTTGTATAGCAATCATAGTGACAGTGAAAAACGAGATTGTCTTTATTATTTAGCTATTGGGAATGCTAGAATAAAggtaaattttttcttaaagattCATTCAgacttttacatttaaatatcaattaattaaacatcatGTGTTGCAGGAATACTCGAAAGCTTTAGCATTCGTTAGAGCATTCCTTAGAGTCGAACCTGGCAATCAGCAAGTACAACATTTGGAGACActgattaagaaaaaaatggagaaaggTATCTTTCCACTATTATTGATAGTAGATAGATAAGAATCGTTAATCAGTTCTGTTTCGAGATATGATGTGGTTATATACTGTTAgtacgatacatttttttttacagaggGTCTCTACGGCATGGCCATCGCAGGAGGGGTTATTATTGGCGTTGCAAGTATCCTTGGTCTCGGGATTGCGATGactaaaaaacattaattaacaCAAGAAAGAGAATTTGTGACTATTACGTGATGTGAACTAGTTGCTTTGTACGAAATATTATCCACAATTTGTTAATCGAGATATACGAAGATttcataaagaaacaaaaaagtagTAATTTCTCGTGAAAGTTGAATAAACCACGATACAATTCGTAATATAGAACGACAAATtgtcattctttttttttttacaaaaacgaTAAGCAAACCAGAGAGATGGATATCGCTTGCGCCGATATGTGTATTGTTGTTCCAGATTGTCGTAAAATCTATTATAACTGTGTATTATAAAATCGTGagtgttcattttttatataaggGAAACAAGATTTtcgtaatatttgtatttcgttGCTTTATGaatggggaaaaaaaaacattccgAATGTTTCAAGTTTCGTCGTTCAATTAGTTAAGCGTATAGTGTTTGTcaagatttaatttatatctacaCACACCAGGGGAACACACGATATTTGCTTATACCAAAGCTTcagtatgaataaatatagCTTTTGTACATAATGGTGAAACGACTGTACGATCCTATCTACATGTATTGTTACATAAATGTTTAACGGAATAAATGTTTTGTGTTACGACAGAACCAACTCCatcgatttttcttcaaaattaacaaCGCGAATATTAGCGTATCGTAAATCGATCCGATTAGATTTACATTTATCGCGTCTCCGTGCGTTCAGCTcgatgataattaatttatttatctgcTAGGATAAAGGGGGATTTGGTGGAAGATAATACGACAGGAAtcatactttttatatatagatTTATTGATGACTTCTTAATATCCGTTGATAAAGTTgtttatgtacaaaataacgCTGGAATATCcctataatattatatttagcGACCTATGTTATGGCCCAACGACTCGCTAAAAATCACCGTCTCACTCGGTTTTTACGAGTCTTCCACGTTCGCTTATTCCTTACGCCAAAATACGGAGCATACGCTACTATTTTTCCTCGAGCAACGTCGTGTTCCCGTCGGCCATTTTCCCGCCGTCTCATTCGCAACATTATTTACAGCCTCGATCGGTTCCAACCGCTCCTAAAAGCGATGAAAACAATGACCGGCGGAATCAGGACCAAACGCTCGACGTCTTTAtcgtacattttaataaagattCATTAAATGGGAGAAAATCGTATCTTATAGGCGACGAATGATTCTTACACACGCTATTATCGGAAGTGTATTTACAAGCAGCCCCGAGATGACTGGTCGTGGCCCACGGTATAATATCGACTCCTCGAACATGCATACACACGTGTACCAATGTCAAACGCAACttggaaaacaaatattaatcgtGAAACAGCCTTTTCCTCGAAACGGTCGCTGCAATATTCAATGGCGTATACGTTACAGCGTGCCGTTTCGTAAGCAACTTTTTCGGTGTAACGAGAAATGCTTTATAaagaacattttgttttaactcCTTGCAGACGGTGGCttgatacaatatttttaccattttgGATATACAGTGGGCTGTATTAATACTGTTATCCTTTATACAAGGAAGAGAGTATAGAGTTGGATTCTCCTTAGAGATCCGCTGCTTCCCGAAACATGAAGAATTGTGAAAAAAAGGGGTTACtttgcattaattaattttcatgacGAGAAAGATGGAttaatcttcttcaatttctcatGAAAAGATATTCCGTATAATGCAAAGTAACCCTATTTTAGCTCTCCAAAATGGCCGACCGCAAGGAGCCGATTGTattagtaatataaattatgtcACCAGGGCCATACATCGCGGTCCACGATATTTACAAAAACGCGGAAAAGTGACTAATAAAGTGGAAACGACGGTTTTGATCGCGTCGAAGAGGAAAAAACCAGTCTCCCATGAAAGTAAACACGGTTTAAGCGTTACATGGCAGTGCAAACGATCGAAGTAAACATATCAATCGCTCAGGGGACAAGTAAAAACATTGTGCGTTGGAAACAGGACGCTTAAAGTTTGAACGAGCTATCCGTGGGTTACAGAGATGGGTAAAAACTTGAGATAAATTCCAAAGCGAACAAAAGATGGACAACTGTTTATCCGatactcgttaaataaacattagaccTCGATTcgtggaatgaaatatttcagagcGAAGAAATAAAAGCTTTAATTGTTCGATTTTGTAAAAGTAGCGAATAAAACGCTATTTGTTTTCTGTTATTCGTTACCTACAtgtcgaatcaaattttgcccatctctggtttacatacatatatagatagataATCGAAACGTGGTCACGTGCCAGCAGAAGACGGCTGCGTTTTGCGAGAACCGAGACGTCTCGACGTTACTTAGtataggaattaattattcgagtaGAATTAACAGcttgaaaatacttttaagcagttttgttttgtttaaggATGCATATTGCTTTCTCAATAAGGCTCCGCTATGCTTTACACGAATGTACATGTCATCGCGCGCACGTTTGCTCTCGTTTTGCCAGCCGATGCCCCGATACGAATTTTCAAACGCGTTTCCTCGGTTGGTCACTCCAATGCTTGCCAGCTTCGTGAAGCCTCGTGAGACCCTcagtcttttttattttttttttatttttttttattttttggaaattggaaACGATTTAGAGTGTACGAGGTCGAAGAACTGGGGATGGACACCGAAGTCAGCCGCTACTGGAACAGGTCAGTGAGAGCTCTTCCTGGTTCGAGTATAATACAACTTCGTTAACGTGAGAATTTTTATCGCGCATAGTCAACTGCGCTGAATTCGATTGTTATTTCTCccagcaatatttttttctggcTACAATTTCATGCGctaaatcttttaattttatgcgCGAAATAGAATGATCTTAGAATTTCATGTGCGAAagcttttaaaatttgtcaaacaagttaatcgtttaaaaacaGATACTTCTGGATGATGTTTCGAGAGTTGACAAATAGTTTAAGAATATTCTAGCATGTCGTGTCCCGGGAAAACGGCGAGCATAAGTTTCGCTTCGAATCCTGCGAtcgataaagtgttaaaagaaACTTCCGCGAAATCCTCGAGTCCcgtttataaaataagaagaaagttGGGAAACGTGAAGATTTCGTCTGTAGGAACGTTTCCGCCATTTGAGGAATTTGCAAACCGATCAGAATGTAGCAGAGATTGAAAGAGGCTGAGTCGTTCACCTTTCAGAGACATTCACCCCCTATACATATTGCCagtatgttaaaaaaaaaaactttctttaCAAAACAAGTAATATTCTCAGTGCCAAGTTGAGAAGAACACATTCGACGTTGTTACTTAGGCTTGGCAGTAAGATTCATCTAGAATGTCTTTTTTAGGTCaggtatttttgaaaaattgggTTACGTTAGATTATGTTACTCGAAACCAGTTAGAACTCCAGCTGGTCCCTCGTATGCGAAAGGAACATGAATGTATCGTGTGCATAGATACAAGGTTGAGCGCCGCTGCGACCTGGCGCATAGTACTAGATACGTTGTACGATACAAACATACGTCGATCTCGTAAAACGATAGGCCTTACAAACTATCGgcattaaattttgtacaataatttaatattcgtgacacgattaatttttactcgatCACGCTATCTACCACGCTCTCGTCTCTCTTATCGA
It contains:
- the LOC128873146 gene encoding dTTP/UTP pyrophosphatase — protein: MLQQTMQTLTAGRIVLASGSPRRYEIIKKLGINVEVVASVYDENLDRCAYKNNGEYVQDLAKYKVQEVYDRLKGDPVPPSLIIGADTLVAMGDTIYGKPKNESQAFEMLSSLANKEHTVYTGVCLKTPKKEINFYESAKVKFGDISKEQIQMYIQSGEPMDKAGAYGVQGLGGCLVEKVNGDFYCVMGMPLYATTKRLNELFSNNT
- the LOC128873147 gene encoding mitochondrial fission 1 protein; translated protein: MEDVLEEVVSSDDLKKFERVYHEQLRAASVTQKAQFEYAWCLVRSKYPADIQKGILLLEDLYSNHSDSEKRDCLYYLAIGNARIKEYSKALAFVRAFLRVEPGNQQVQHLETLIKKKMEKEGLYGMAIAGGVIIGVASILGLGIAMTKKH